GCGCAGTGTCTGCTCACCGCGCCCTTCACTACCGAGAATAAGGTAGGCTGCACCCGGCGGCAGACCGATGCCCTCTTCGTTCTCCATCAAGGCGATGATGCGCAACGTGAATGCATCGTTGAAATGGCAGATGAGCTGCACCAGACTTTTTGTGTCGGCGCCCCAGCGGGCCGCGCTGCCGATGGTTTCGAGTATTCGCTTATTGATGCCGCTCAACTGGCTGACAGAGGTCGAAGATTCGATTTCACGTGTCAGGTAAAGAGGACTGCGGGTCTGAAGGCCGAGCAGGTCGGTATCCGTAATGACCCCAAAGATTTTTTCGTTTTCATCAATAACGATTACGCGATGGATGTTGTGCTTGGCCATTTTAAAAAGGACATCGTAAACATAATCCTTTCGCCTTGTGGTGACCAGATCAGTTTTCATGATGTCCCTGGCGAGAAACCCGCCGACATTACCGCCGGACCGCGCGATCAGGTCACGCAAATCCCGGATGGATACGATGCCGACGGGAACAGCCTCCTCGACCACGACCAGACCCGAGATATTGTGTTCGCTCATCTTTCCGGCAACGTCGACGACCGTCTCTTCAGGCCCACAGGCTACAACCGGCCCTTTACACAGAGTGTCGGCGTGGAGATAAAAAAATCCGTCTGCTCCAACCTCAGAATTCGGCATGGCAACCCCGTTAAAGAAAAGGACACCGAGAGACACAAGAGGGCATTTTTCCCTGTTTTGCGTCAGGATGCAATCGAATCTCAAGGAAACAGCACCCCTCAATCATCACCAAAAGTTGGAACAAACACTGGTTTCCTGACAGGCATCCACCTAAACGAAAAAACCAAAAATAAAAAATAAATAAACATTTCGGCAACCTGGAATTTTTTTTCATAAAATAAAAACACGGTTTTATTTTTTTGTTGACCTACTGTGGGTTTTTGGAATATGTTTTCGCCTAGGTTTTCAAAATATCGTTTTATCAAATTCGCTGAACTGAAATGCTGGTAAGAATTTTTCATCCATCAGGTTTGATGCACATGAGAATTTATGTGGTATTTTTGAAATGGCATTTTACTGCGTCCCGCATGGGGAAGCGAAATTCGCACAGAATTGCCACCATGGAGGCGATTTCGGTGCTCGGATGATGAGGTGAATCGGTAAACGTGGAAACAAATTTTGGAGAAAGGGGAAGACATGACATTGGCTAAATCTTATGTCACTTAGAACAATCGGCATCAATGTTTTGATTCACGTCAAGGCTTCGCTGGCAATCATTATTTTTTTTGCTACACAGAGAGGAGGCTTTCATGGACAGAAGTGGTAAAGCATATTGGCACGCAGTCTTGAAGCTGGTTGGGGTCATACTGGCCATATGGGCTTTGGTCTCCTACGGCTTCGGTATTATTTTTGCCTCGGCCCTCAACAACATCCACATCGGTGGCTATCCAT
The nucleotide sequence above comes from Geoalkalibacter ferrihydriticus DSM 17813. Encoded proteins:
- a CDS encoding DUF4212 domain-containing protein, whose protein sequence is MDRSGKAYWHAVLKLVGVILAIWALVSYGFGIIFASALNNIHIGGYPFGFWWAQQGSMYVFIVLIFVYAKLMGNLDKKFDVHEQ